AAGAAACGAATCATTAACTTATCTAAAAAGGAGAAAAAGGTAAAAATGGATGCAGTCGGGTGTTACTAGCTAATGAAGTATAACAAAGTAatcttttcatttgttttatatttataataagtgatCAAAAAAGTTGTAATGCTTCTCATCCATTCTGTGTCTGGTCCAGCGCGCGAAGAAGCTGAAGGAGGTGGAGCGCGAGCTGCTGGAGACGCGCGCGCAGGAGAGCGCCGCCACGCGCAGAGCGCTGCTCACCGACGTCACGCGCACGCTCTTCCACATCTACTTCCGCCTGCTCAAGGCCGCGCCGCGGGCCGGCCTGCTGGCCGCCGCGCTCACCGGCCTCGCGCGGTGCGTGCTCGCTGTACTCGTTTGAACCTGGCCGCTGGCTTTCTCTTTTCGACGAAATAGAGTATTTTCTCGGAAACGGAATACTAACCAaccaaaagtataataaattaaaatttcggaGCTTTTTACGTATGAAGGAGTCGGGACTGACTCGAGGCATTccgtaatagttttttttattggtaacatCAAGAGACATTCGTCTGGTCGATTCCAGGTTCACGCACGTGATCAATCTGGAGTACTACTCGGACCTGGTGGCCATCCTGTCCCGCTTGCTGCGCGACGAGCACGTGGGCGCGCACGAGAAACTGCTGTGCGTCAACACCGTGCTGAGCATCCTGTCGGGCGCCGGAGACGCGCTCAACGTGGACCCCGCGCACTTCCACGCGCACCTCTACCACAGCCTGCTCTCGGTGCACGCCGGTACCGCACTCTaccatattatacttttttgctGAAACATTTATCTACGCCTTTTACGGACTCGCGGATGCACCGAAATACCCACTAAGGGCCAAAAACCAGTACCGCCCCCCCGTCTCTCTGGGAGGGCATGACAGGATTGTTTGCACTCACTACCCTGACGCCCCGCTGGATGTCCTGATCTTCCTGGGCCAAGGTTCTCCGTAAGCTAGGCCTCAGGTACGGAGAAATCGAACCGAGATGTCCTCGGGATCTTTGGTCTGAGCATTCTGTTCTTAAGTTTTTTTGGATATTGTTACATACCGCCTCGCCCGGCAGGCGGCACGAGCGGCAGCGCCCGCTGCGCGCTGCAGGCGCTGGGCGCGCTGGTGGCGCGCGCGCGCAGCGTGCCCACGGCCGTGCTGCAGGCGCTCGCCAAGCGCCTGCTCAGCGCCGCGCTGCAGCTGCCGCACCACGCCGCGCTGGCCGCGCTCGCGCTGCTGCACGCGCTGCTGCAGGTGCGCCCTACGCCTTACCTTGCCTTACCTACCCACCGATTGAGACCCTGCGTTATCTATCATTCCGTTGCACGTCTACTATAATACGTGCATTGAACGAAACGATGTTCTCCAGCAAAACAAGTCGCTGGGCTCGCTGTTCGAGACGGAGGAGGTGGTGGGGTCGGGGCGCTACGACCCGCTGCTGCCGTCGCCGGAGCACAGCGGCGCGCACTGCGCGGCGGCGCACGACGCCTGCGCCCTGCGCGCGCACTACCACCCGCACGTGCGCCACCTCGCCACTGCGCTGCTCACGCGCCGCTCGCACGACCTCGCCTCGCTGTGCGTACCTCCAACTTTAATGACCTCTCCCTGTACACCTGCACTCTAGTTTGTCCCATACATAGATGCCACCGGTGGTACTTTTTTTGTGCAAGCTCCTCTAGTTAGTTACCAACCATTGGGTTAGTCTAAAACTAAACAACGATAGTTTGTATTACTGTGCTAGATTTTAAGTAATTACATGCGAGAGATACATCACATCTACGTCTTCATGATTGGGTACACTTAACGGTGTATGGTATAAGTTCGTAGTATCTAGTCGTTTTAACCTATATGTTAAAAGTAATGATTATTTCAGAACGACCATGCAAATACTGGATCAATACGACTCGTCGCAGATGGCATTCAAGCCCCCCATTCCGCCGCCCAAACCCATCGATCCCACCGCCAAGATCAAGTCGGGCCAAGGTTGGGCGCAGAGCGACTTCAAGTCTTACTGCACAGATATTGAAAATAGTGTTCAAATGAGCTTTAGTGAAAATATTGTGAGATGATTTCTACATTAATATaggtagataaaaataatttgtcgaTTTCAAATTgtatctagttttttttttaatttaaattaaaaggtatAAATTCCACAGCCCAGGgcaaaagtaaaataacttcTTCAAGCTGACTTGTCACTCGACTTATACTTTTTAGTTTTGTATCTTTACAATTTCtatgtattaagaatattaGAATGATAAAGATACGcggaaataaatatgattactaCAAgaatatttgctttttttttagattcctgacattgtttaaatttgtttttaaatttggtaattttattaataactgcaGTCATCATTTAGGACCTGACAACCATtcgaaaatattacttaattcaaATAGCACTTAatcatattagtatttaatattagctTCAGAAgctgatttgtttaattttagggCTTATACGTGTACGCGACTCAACGCTAATTCGGCGAATTTCGTATTACATCAAGAAGCGACTTACATCGCGTTTTCGGCGATGTGACGTCACATTTGTTAATGTAGACTATTTTTTAGAGCTAATAGAGTATATTATATCAGAGAGCTCATAGTTTCCTTACTTATGTCTTTTTTGTATACAAGGTATTGAGTAATAACAAGTTTTACGGTTTCAACATTGTTAGGACGTTTGCGACGATTACAGCTCGCTTTAGAATTAGGGTATATACATACCGGGAGATCAGCGGCGAGGCGTGCATTTTCAGTGTGAAACAATTTAAAGCTTTATCTTAAAGAGCGTTTCACTCTCCCCAGGGAGACTCATAAGCGCGCTCTTCGCTCGAATGAAAACTTAATTCTCTCCATTCCTTCCCactcttcttcttattattctaaGTCCTTCACTGTTGAAGCTTCTCGAATTTGGAATTCATTATCCTTAGCTATAAGACGCGCACAGTCATTAgccttttttaaaagtatagttAAGGACTTTTACTTGTCGCATTATGCAGTCGTTGtcgttaattttttgttctgttatatctccttttttttattatacaatatacatatatattttatgtctttatttatataaatatttattatagtatatatttatattatgtatgtattatattatgacttaaaattactgtacccttcccatatatgtaaatattatgatcctctgcccaaaagtttcctggaagagatcgctgctgagcgataaggccgcctgttgcacctcatgcaactttgtttagcaatattgtaatttttagttttaagtttgggtgcaataaagaataaataaataaaataaagaataacttTATCAACATAATTAGGAGACCAAAATCACTTGCAAAGTTCGAAAAGCATGCGCGGCCTCCCGCGGTGGCGCCGTATGCGTCTCGTCAGCGGCAATGTCCAGTACTGATTTTATTGCCTCCTTAACCTTATGTAAGTTACTCTCAgaactgctatgtatattttaattttattttattaacctcACAGTTTGTGTATATGTCAAACGCTCTACATATTCGCTAGTTCTATTTATTCGCTTCATGAGATTTGTTAAGATACAGAACCTGTGAACTAGTACTACAAaggtaaattttgtttgtatgtaaggcTAATATCTGGAACAGTacccaattctaaaaaaaaaaactagtagaCAGCTACAATATTCCCGTTttctacaaattataaattgtattaatatcttataatttcCTTAATTAATATACTGCATCCGTGCGAAAatggggcgggtcgctagtaactCATAAAATTTTCATGTTGACAAAATAGATGCAACCTCATAAtcgttttcatttataaaataaaaacaaactaaacgcatacaattaattatttatttacattattcaattttaaataaacatttttcccGTCGAATCAGCTCAACGATTCTCATTAACAACTTACGCAAACAAGATTATGTAaccttaatataaacatttggtGATATCAACTAGTCGTCGCACAAGTAGCATCAGTCGCGGCCCAGCTTGTCGTTCCAGAGCGCGAGGTCGCCGAGCACGCGGCGCAGGCGGCGCTCGCGCGCGCACTCCAGCAGGCGCTTGCTTTCGGTCCTCTGGCTCGCGATGTACTGCTCCATCTCAGCCAGCCGCGTGCGCCACCTGACCGTTCCGAAGTCATACGTACACTACTAAACTGAACTAAACTTTACAATGCGATGTTTTAGGTCCTGCTTTAATATGAGGAGAGTCAGCAACATATTTcgggttattattttaacagataTAAGAAACCCAGTTACTGCTTtgactttcaaaatatttgtaaataaataatagtatctgAAGTTATTTCCTGCGATTTCCTACTTACTCCAAATCCTGCTTTTCCCAGAACTCCAGTTCGCTGTCTACTCTCGCATACTCCTCTTGACATCCCCGCAGCTTCTCCAGCCTTTCGGCGACCTCCAATTCCTCGGCAGTCCAAGCGGCAGCTTCAGAAGCCTCCTTGCTCAATTCTGCGTCCAGCGATTGTTGCTCGCGTTGAACGTTCGATTTCATCTCTGCAATTTTTGTGCGAGCCTCCtcctatatttttgaaaattaaattataaacatcaaactagaaactttttattaaatccgTTACTTTATTTTGTCATTTCGTTGAGTTGACAATGACAATGTAGCGTAGGTCAGACACACTCACGAGCAGCAGTGCGCGTCGGCGAGCGAGCGCGGAGCGTGCGCGTGCGCAGTCGGCGCGTGCTGCGGACAGACGTGCGGCCTGCTCGCGTAGCGCCTCCACTGCCTCGCACAGTCGCGCCGCGCACTCCGCTCCCATAAGTTCTCTGCACAGACGCGAATGGTATTTGTAGATATATGTGTGTACGACATAATATGATCAATTCAATGCCAATTTTTAATCCCAGGCCGCCACAGTTAATCTTTGAcagaaaatcttaataaatagcAGAGGCCTAACGCGGGCCGAACTCACTTCTCGTCGACGGCGAGCCCGGCCAGCTCGGGCAGGTGCGCGGAGAGATGTATGAGTCCCTGCTTGTATTCCACGCAGCTGTCCAACGTTTTCTTCTGCCACAGCGCCAGCTCCGTCTCCTTACTCATCACCATCTTCGCGATCTGGTCGGCCAAGGCCCGCTTGGAGTCGTGCACGCGCGCCGCGTAGTCCACGTCGTCCAGCAGGCGCGCGCGCTCGGCCACGGACAGCGCCTGCGCGTCCAGCTCGGCGCGCACGCGCTCCAGCTCGGCGCCGGCGCGCTCCACGTCCGCGTCGAGGTGGCGCGCGGCGTCGGCGTGCTGCAGGCGCAGGTCGCGCTGCTCGTGCGCGCGCTCGGCCTgctggcggcgcgcggcgcgggctGCCCGCAGCGCCGCCAGCAGCGCGtcccgccgcgccgcgcgccgctgCTCGTCCGCGCGCGCGCTCTTCTCCGCCTCGTCCTCCAGGCACGTCTCGTACTCTGACAGGTATCGTTAGTGGAGGGAATTGCATATGGTATTATTGACGGCTCGCTGCCTGGGGTTAGACCGGCATGATATAACGTtgttatactaatattgtactTTTGGAgtaataacttcttatgggagggtaaacggCTTCGTTACGTAACACATCTCAGCGGCAGTCTacctggcttccctttctctcacgcatacggcagcggtggGCGGGCTCCTCTCTCACTTTAACTTACAGTgctagccgtatttcggacaATTTATCACTTCTATCGGGCGTATCGAGAAGATTACGTATTATATATCGCTACCTTGGCTTACATGGGCGAAATAAGCTCAGATAGTCATATAGTAAAGTCAAGTAGATTTGTCCTTTATATTAAGGCAACAAAAATGTACTCAAACATTTTATCTCTAACACTTTTAATACTGAGaccaaaaatacatttgtaatacCAACTTTTGATAACTTGCTGCAACTCCGCTATTTTCTCCTCATCGTTTCCGAGGA
Above is a window of Vanessa atalanta chromosome 19, ilVanAtal1.2, whole genome shotgun sequence DNA encoding:
- the LOC125071389 gene encoding caldesmon, translated to MMSNRYVTGQSSAIRKSRLEGKPSLLPKPRRPGSTDRLSTEARRPSTAGHRSSSAEPARGTFGARLSREASATKLQLNGRSRSQTGESRYGQATTTPLRTTHYSRPTTTPVRTPSEDRSSRSWQTSLERALAFVTIKDQRPLSSAAWQRSECARVSEALCARGAGAGLLRPLTIARFVDVVGALLAAVSRDAKLSSDNYVTKLPHLSKRLLYPGAVSKSWLRTVNTLHAFPHALALIAYLLDLVAHIEMPVLDEWLYVGKDELACLRRDYLYKCWIRFQDPGHQFEDLNEDYLENLKLLLGNDEEKIAELQQVIKKYETCLEDEAEKSARADEQRRAARRDALLAALRAARAARRQQAERAHEQRDLRLQHADAARHLDADVERAGAELERVRAELDAQALSVAERARLLDDVDYAARVHDSKRALADQIAKMVMSKETELALWQKKTLDSCVEYKQGLIHLSAHLPELAGLAVDEKELMGAECAARLCEAVEALREQAARLSAARADCARARSALARRRALLLEEARTKIAEMKSNVQREQQSLDAELSKEASEAAAWTAEELEVAERLEKLRGCQEEYARVDSELEFWEKQDLEWRTRLAEMEQYIASQRTESKRLLECARERRLRRVLGDLALWNDKLGRD